Proteins encoded within one genomic window of Streptomyces profundus:
- a CDS encoding NUDIX domain-containing protein: protein MPTSSNLTLRVSLLATTYDNHVLMVRDESTDDDAWTLPGGTVPAGECPVRTAQRFAVEQTGYFQPFDYALSVSLETDTDGELTGVEYLLDGGQTGTVPTEADALHVSARWQPMSELLESRPAVQHALLALARGERVPVLVNGEQPNAD, encoded by the coding sequence ATGCCCACTTCTTCGAATCTGACCCTGCGGGTCTCCCTGCTGGCCACCACCTACGACAACCACGTCCTGATGGTGCGAGACGAGAGCACGGATGATGACGCCTGGACCCTGCCGGGAGGCACCGTGCCGGCCGGGGAGTGCCCGGTGCGAACCGCCCAGCGGTTCGCCGTCGAGCAGACGGGCTACTTCCAGCCGTTCGACTACGCCCTCTCCGTGAGCCTGGAGACCGACACCGACGGCGAGTTGACCGGCGTGGAGTACCTGCTCGACGGCGGACAGACGGGAACCGTGCCCACCGAGGCCGACGCGCTCCACGTGTCCGCCCGGTGGCAGCCGATGAGCGAGCTGCTGGAATCACGACCGGCCGTGCAGCACGCGCTGCTCGCCCTGGCACGCGGGGAGCGCGTTCCGGTGCTGGTCAACGGCGAGCAGCCGAACGCGGACTGA
- a CDS encoding helix-turn-helix domain-containing protein yields MARRPVTVRRYLLGMELRRLRTAAGVKQEAAAVHIDMDDSKMSRIENGSSPISRPELFELLRLYGVEEGEGSHFEVLDQLNREARKRGWWHHERGGIPPTVHQLIDLESSAASMVQFSPLLVPGLLQTEAYARALISSFPVHMAGGVDTGVGIRMKRQEVLAAPNPPHFICLLDEAALHRQIGGPKVHAEQLYKLVDVANPPTLTIQIVPYERGVHAGLDGGFTLFSYPNPISMEFAFIEYADGRVFIEEEEQVRAFRRTTDHLRAQALSSDESMRLISSIAGDLERQMR; encoded by the coding sequence ATGGCGAGACGACCGGTGACCGTGCGTCGGTACCTGCTGGGGATGGAGTTGAGGCGGCTGCGTACGGCGGCGGGGGTGAAGCAGGAGGCCGCAGCCGTGCATATCGACATGGACGACTCGAAGATGAGCCGCATCGAGAACGGCAGCAGCCCCATCAGCCGCCCCGAACTCTTCGAGCTGCTGAGGCTGTATGGCGTCGAGGAGGGCGAGGGCAGCCACTTCGAGGTCCTTGACCAGCTCAACCGTGAGGCCAGGAAGCGGGGTTGGTGGCACCACGAGCGCGGCGGGATCCCGCCGACGGTTCACCAGCTCATCGACCTGGAGTCCTCTGCCGCCAGCATGGTGCAGTTCTCACCGTTGCTTGTGCCGGGACTGCTTCAGACGGAGGCCTACGCTCGGGCGCTGATCAGCAGCTTCCCGGTCCACATGGCGGGCGGCGTCGACACGGGTGTCGGCATCCGGATGAAGCGCCAGGAGGTTCTGGCGGCGCCCAATCCTCCGCACTTCATCTGCCTGTTGGACGAAGCGGCCCTCCACCGGCAGATCGGCGGCCCGAAGGTGCATGCCGAGCAGCTGTACAAGCTGGTGGACGTTGCCAATCCGCCCACGCTGACCATCCAGATCGTCCCCTATGAGCGTGGTGTCCACGCGGGTCTTGATGGCGGCTTCACGCTGTTCTCCTACCCGAACCCGATCAGCATGGAGTTCGCCTTCATCGAGTATGCGGACGGCCGAGTCTTCATCGAGGAGGAAGAGCAGGTGCGGGCCTTCCGCCGCACCACTGATCACCTCAGGGCGCAGGCTCTATCGTCGGACGAGTCGATGAGGTTGATCTCCAGCATCGCCGGAGATCTGGAGAGGCAAATGAGGTAG
- a CDS encoding DUF397 domain-containing protein, with the protein MRSDLPERGWWKSSYSGGNTGDCVEVQLTHDGLLAVGDSKDRGLGAFTFAPAAWSSFLDTIVADAD; encoded by the coding sequence ATGCGTTCTGACCTGCCCGAGCGTGGTTGGTGGAAGTCCAGCTACAGCGGCGGGAACACCGGCGATTGTGTGGAGGTGCAGCTGACCCATGACGGCCTGTTGGCGGTCGGCGACAGCAAGGATCGCGGGTTGGGTGCGTTCACCTTCGCCCCTGCGGCCTGGTCCTCGTTCCTCGACACGATCGTGGCCGACGCCGACTGA
- a CDS encoding DUF397 domain-containing protein: protein MRFDLPERGWWKSSYSGGNTGDCVEVQLTHDGLLAVGDSKDRGLGAFTFAPAAWASFVGLVTADRP, encoded by the coding sequence ATGCGTTTTGACCTGCCCGAGCGTGGTTGGTGGAAGTCCAGCTACAGCGGCGGGAACACCGGCGATTGTGTGGAGGTGCAGCTGACCCATGACGGTCTGTTGGCGGTTGGCGACAGCAAGGATCGCGGCCTGGGTGCGTTCACCTTCGCGCCTGCGGCCTGGGCCTCGTTCGTCGGCTTGGTTACGGCCGACCGCCCCTGA
- a CDS encoding class I SAM-dependent methyltransferase: MARVTTTSATLDLWYHYGRRRAAVERGMPEDFRWAWGQDAGPGAEVLGDLTGLCVADLGAGAGRHAAYLAVRHRVGRVDAVDASAAQHAMASDLFADRVPCLRLVRADVVAHLRAVPASYDVLFSVFGALDFTDPRDLLPLAAAALRPGGRLVFSTLAHYPSGEPAEADVTHADVAARGPNGEPATMRRWVLREHVWVGLLTEAGFADIDIELLPASADDAQGVDTLLLRARAG; this comes from the coding sequence ATGGCGCGGGTGACCACCACCTCCGCCACTCTCGATCTCTGGTATCACTACGGTCGCAGGCGGGCCGCCGTCGAGCGCGGTATGCCGGAGGACTTCCGTTGGGCCTGGGGGCAGGATGCTGGGCCTGGGGCGGAGGTGTTGGGCGATCTGACCGGCTTGTGTGTCGCCGACCTGGGTGCCGGGGCGGGGCGTCATGCCGCGTACCTGGCCGTCCGGCACCGAGTGGGGAGGGTCGACGCGGTTGACGCCTCGGCCGCGCAGCATGCGATGGCGAGCGATCTCTTCGCTGACCGCGTGCCGTGTCTGCGGCTGGTTCGCGCGGACGTGGTGGCCCATCTGCGCGCGGTGCCCGCGTCGTACGACGTGTTGTTCAGCGTTTTCGGGGCCCTGGACTTCACTGATCCGCGTGACCTGCTGCCTTTGGCGGCGGCTGCCTTGCGGCCCGGGGGGCGGCTGGTGTTCTCCACCCTCGCGCACTATCCGAGCGGTGAGCCGGCCGAGGCCGACGTCACGCATGCGGACGTTGCGGCCAGGGGGCCGAACGGCGAGCCCGCCACGATGCGCCGGTGGGTGCTGAGGGAACACGTGTGGGTCGGGCTTCTCACCGAGGCAGGATTCGCCGACATCGACATCGAGTTGCTGCCCGCATCGGCCGACGACGCCCAGGGTGTTGACACGCTTCTGCTGCGGGCCCGTGCGGGTTAG
- a CDS encoding phosphotransferase family protein: MTYERGLLRGEAEFYRIAREYHAAPVPEVVFFDEADPSGMLMTERPGRPWNEAATDLDAPATARLRHQLGSCVARLHQITGTRFGYPGGAIPMADSWREAFTAMLAALLHDAERYRAPLPLPLDRVHALTEAAAPALEMVTTPALVHFDLWQGNVLLHNGEISALIDGDGGTSRKESGGGRSGATRWPSWSPSTCWPTPSATPTSSPAIRPQA, translated from the coding sequence ATGACCTACGAACGGGGGCTGCTGCGCGGCGAGGCCGAGTTCTACCGCATAGCCAGGGAGTACCACGCCGCGCCCGTGCCCGAGGTGGTCTTCTTCGACGAGGCGGACCCCTCCGGAATGCTGATGACCGAGCGCCCCGGCCGCCCTTGGAACGAGGCGGCCACCGACCTCGACGCCCCCGCCACCGCCCGGCTGCGCCACCAACTGGGCTCCTGTGTCGCCCGGTTGCACCAAATCACCGGCACCCGTTTCGGCTACCCCGGCGGCGCGATCCCGATGGCCGACAGCTGGCGCGAGGCGTTCACGGCGATGCTCGCCGCACTCCTCCACGACGCGGAACGCTACCGCGCGCCCCTCCCCCTGCCGCTGGACCGCGTCCACGCGTTGACGGAGGCCGCCGCCCCCGCGCTGGAGATGGTCACCACGCCGGCCCTGGTCCACTTCGACCTATGGCAGGGCAATGTGCTGCTGCACAACGGCGAGATCAGCGCCCTGATCGACGGCGATGGGGGCACCTCCCGGAAGGAGTCCGGGGGAGGACGTTCTGGGGCGACCCGCTGGCCGAGCTGGTCTCCCTCAACCTGCTGGCCGACCCCCTCGGCGACCCCGACCTCCTCGCCGGCTATACGGCCGCAGGCGTAA
- the murQ gene encoding N-acetylmuramic acid 6-phosphate etherase gives MSTEFDTLTTEEHRPDLADIDRRSTIDIARAMNAEDSRVPGAVAEQLPRIAAAIDAAADRMARGGRLIYLGAGTAGRLGVLDASECPPTFNTGPDEVMGLIAGGPTALISAVEGAEDSKELAAEDLTALGLTPDDVVVGVSASGRTPYAVGAVEHAAELGALTVGVSCNADSPLAAAADHGIEVVVGPELIAGSTRLKAGTAQKLVLNMISTITMVRLGKTYGNLMVDVRASNEKLRARSRRIVAVATDAPADTVEHALTATGGEVKDAILSILGDVDAPTARRLLTETHGHLRAALRLALSPS, from the coding sequence ATGTCCACGGAGTTCGACACCCTCACCACCGAGGAACACCGCCCCGACCTGGCCGATATCGACCGGCGTTCCACGATCGACATCGCCCGTGCCATGAACGCCGAGGACAGCCGCGTCCCCGGCGCCGTGGCCGAGCAGCTGCCCCGTATCGCCGCCGCGATCGACGCGGCGGCCGACCGGATGGCGCGCGGCGGACGCCTGATCTACCTCGGCGCCGGCACCGCCGGCCGACTCGGCGTGCTGGACGCCAGCGAGTGCCCGCCGACGTTCAACACCGGGCCCGACGAGGTCATGGGCCTGATCGCCGGCGGGCCCACGGCCCTGATCTCCGCCGTCGAGGGTGCCGAGGACAGCAAGGAGCTGGCGGCCGAGGACCTGACCGCCCTGGGCCTGACCCCCGACGACGTGGTGGTCGGCGTCTCCGCCTCGGGCCGCACCCCCTACGCCGTCGGCGCCGTCGAACACGCGGCCGAGCTCGGCGCGTTGACCGTCGGCGTCTCCTGCAACGCCGACTCCCCACTGGCCGCCGCGGCCGACCACGGCATCGAGGTGGTCGTCGGCCCCGAGCTGATCGCCGGCTCCACCCGCCTGAAGGCGGGCACCGCGCAGAAGCTGGTGCTCAACATGATCTCCACCATCACCATGGTCCGGCTGGGCAAGACCTACGGAAACCTGATGGTGGACGTCCGCGCCTCCAACGAGAAGCTGCGCGCCCGCTCCCGCCGGATCGTCGCCGTCGCCACGGACGCCCCGGCCGACACCGTGGAGCACGCGCTGACCGCCACCGGCGGCGAGGTCAAGGACGCCATCCTCAGCATCCTCGGCGACGTGGACGCGCCCACCGCCCGCCGCCTCCTCACCGAAACCCACGGCCACCTCCGCGCCGCCCTCCGCCTGGCCCTCAGCCCCTCCTAG
- a CDS encoding MurR/RpiR family transcriptional regulator: MKENFARRPGRTRPVAVAPRPAPPEPGALAAKVRTMAPSMTRSMQRVAETVAGDPAGCAALTVTALAERTGTSEATVVRTARLLGYPGYRDLRLALAGLAAQQASGAAPAVTADISVDDPLSEVVAKLTQDERQTLTDTAGALDLAQLEAAVAALAEARRIDVYGIGASSLVAQDLAQKLLRIGLIAHAHTDPHLAVTNAVQLRGGDVAVAITHSGRTVDVIEPLQAAFDHGATTVAITGRPDGEVTQYADHVLTTSTARESELRPAAMSSRTSQLLVIDCLFIGVAQRTYETAAPALHASYEALAHRHSPRER, translated from the coding sequence ATGAAGGAAAATTTCGCCCGGCGACCCGGAAGAACCCGACCCGTCGCCGTCGCGCCGAGACCCGCACCTCCCGAGCCCGGGGCGTTGGCGGCGAAGGTCCGCACCATGGCGCCCTCCATGACCCGTTCGATGCAGCGCGTCGCCGAGACCGTCGCCGGGGATCCCGCCGGCTGCGCCGCGCTCACCGTCACCGCCCTGGCCGAACGCACCGGCACCAGCGAGGCCACGGTGGTCCGCACCGCCCGCCTGCTGGGCTACCCCGGCTACCGCGATCTGCGCCTGGCGCTGGCCGGTCTCGCCGCCCAACAGGCGTCGGGGGCCGCCCCCGCCGTCACCGCCGACATATCGGTCGACGACCCGCTGAGCGAGGTGGTCGCCAAGCTCACCCAGGACGAGCGGCAGACCCTCACGGACACCGCCGGCGCCCTGGATCTGGCCCAGCTGGAGGCCGCCGTCGCCGCGTTGGCCGAGGCCAGACGGATCGACGTCTACGGCATCGGCGCGTCGTCGCTGGTCGCCCAGGACCTGGCGCAGAAGCTGCTCCGCATCGGGCTGATCGCCCACGCCCACACCGACCCCCATCTGGCCGTCACCAACGCCGTCCAGCTGCGCGGCGGCGATGTGGCGGTGGCCATCACCCACTCGGGGCGCACGGTGGACGTGATCGAGCCACTCCAGGCCGCCTTCGACCACGGCGCCACCACCGTCGCGATCACCGGCCGCCCCGACGGCGAGGTCACCCAGTACGCGGACCACGTCCTCACCACCTCGACGGCCAGGGAGAGCGAGCTGCGCCCCGCCGCCATGTCCAGCCGCACCAGCCAACTCCTCGTCATCGACTGCCTGTTCATCGGCGTCGCCCAACGCACCTACGAGACGGCCGCCCCCGCCCTGCACGCCAGCTACGAGGCGCTCGCCCACCGCCACTCCCCCCGCGAACGCTGA
- a CDS encoding DUF4031 domain-containing protein, which yields MTIYIDPPTWPGHGRMWSHLVSDSSYAELHRFAAALGAPRRAFERDHYDLPAERYAEAVALGAVPTDSRRLVRLLIRSGLRRRKRWRAAR from the coding sequence GTGACGATCTATATCGACCCGCCGACCTGGCCGGGACACGGTCGGATGTGGTCGCATCTGGTCAGCGACAGCTCCTATGCGGAACTGCACCGTTTCGCCGCCGCGTTGGGCGCCCCTCGGCGCGCCTTCGAGCGCGACCACTACGACCTCCCGGCGGAACGTTACGCCGAGGCGGTGGCGCTGGGCGCCGTGCCCACGGACAGCCGTCGGCTGGTCCGGTTGCTGATCCGCTCCGGGCTGCGCCGCCGCAAGCGCTGGCGCGCGGCGCGGTGA
- a CDS encoding Cmx/CmrA family chloramphenicol efflux MFS transporter: MPTAVLVIGAAVFALGTSEFMLSGLLPEVADDLDVSIPTAGLLISAFAIGMVIGAPVLAAATQRLPRRLTLVVLLAVFGVSHLAGALAPGYGLLFASRVVSALACAGFWAVGAAVAISLVPVDARARAMAVLLGGLSVANIAGVPGGAVLGQHLGWRAAFWAVAALTALGLVGVLLFVPHTRPPSAEERVPLRTELRVYRERRVWLAMVTTALFAAGTFCFFSYLAPLLTEVTGLGEGWVPVVLVLYGFGALVGTWLGGRLADAHLFGTLYAGLAAASVVLALVALTARQPVAAVTLSGVLGLAAFLCGPGLNARIFNVAGAAPTLAGATATASFNAGNTFGPWAGGLVINVGLGYVWTAWLGALLLLAALVGAWLQARDDGRASGAARPGRRVAGGARRAAAPGSAPEPASEATPGTRGSPSAGE; this comes from the coding sequence CTGCCCACCGCCGTCCTGGTCATCGGGGCGGCCGTGTTCGCCCTGGGGACCAGTGAGTTCATGCTCTCCGGGCTGTTGCCCGAGGTGGCCGACGATCTCGATGTCTCCATCCCCACCGCCGGGCTGCTGATATCCGCCTTCGCCATCGGCATGGTGATCGGCGCCCCCGTGCTGGCCGCCGCCACCCAGCGGCTGCCGCGCCGGCTGACGCTGGTGGTGCTGCTCGCCGTCTTCGGCGTCAGCCATCTGGCGGGCGCGCTGGCCCCCGGCTACGGCCTGCTGTTCGCGTCCCGGGTGGTGAGCGCGCTGGCGTGCGCCGGCTTCTGGGCCGTGGGCGCCGCCGTGGCGATCTCCCTGGTGCCGGTGGACGCGCGGGCGCGCGCCATGGCCGTGCTGCTGGGCGGCCTGAGCGTCGCCAATATCGCCGGGGTGCCGGGCGGCGCCGTGCTGGGGCAGCATCTGGGCTGGCGGGCCGCGTTCTGGGCGGTGGCGGCGCTGACCGCGCTCGGCCTGGTCGGGGTGCTGCTCTTCGTCCCCCACACCAGGCCGCCATCGGCCGAGGAACGGGTGCCGCTGCGGACCGAGCTGCGGGTCTACCGCGAGCGGCGGGTCTGGCTGGCGATGGTCACCACGGCGCTCTTCGCGGCCGGCACCTTCTGCTTCTTCTCCTATCTGGCGCCGCTGCTCACCGAGGTGACCGGGCTGGGCGAGGGCTGGGTCCCCGTGGTGCTGGTGCTCTACGGCTTCGGCGCGCTCGTCGGCACCTGGCTCGGCGGGCGGCTGGCCGACGCGCATCTCTTCGGCACCCTCTACGCGGGGCTCGCCGCCGCCTCCGTGGTGTTGGCCCTGGTGGCGCTGACGGCCAGGCAGCCGGTGGCCGCCGTGACGCTCTCCGGGGTGCTGGGGCTGGCCGCGTTCCTCTGCGGCCCCGGGCTCAACGCCCGGATCTTCAACGTGGCGGGCGCGGCGCCGACGCTGGCCGGGGCGACGGCGACCGCCTCGTTCAACGCGGGCAACACCTTCGGCCCCTGGGCCGGCGGCCTGGTGATCAACGTGGGCCTCGGCTATGTGTGGACGGCCTGGCTCGGCGCGCTGTTGCTGCTCGCCGCGCTGGTCGGCGCCTGGCTCCAGGCCAGGGACGACGGCCGCGCGTCCGGCGCCGCCCGCCCCGGCCGGCGGGTCGCCGGCGGCGCACGGCGGGCGGCGGCGCCCGGGTCCGCCCCCGAGCCCGCTTCCGAGGCCACCCCGGGGACCAGGGGCTCCCCGTCAGCCGGTGAGTAG
- a CDS encoding HD domain-containing protein has protein sequence MATSSAHPAPDLSELSDRYGALPDGGGRAVGEQLLARWSEPHRRYHTVDHLRFTLARLDELAEHADEANAAADPVAVELAAWFHDAVYDPHAADNEERSAELAETLLPDSPRRPAVARLVRLTAGHRPAEGDADGAVLCDADLAVLAGSPGEYASYAAAVRVEYGHVPAAAFAAGRAEVLRQLLARPALFHTSYGAERWAATARFNLRGELSLLTG, from the coding sequence ATGGCCACCTCTTCCGCGCACCCGGCGCCCGACCTGTCCGAGCTGTCCGACCGCTATGGCGCGCTGCCCGACGGCGGTGGCCGAGCGGTCGGCGAGCAGCTGCTGGCGCGCTGGTCGGAGCCGCACCGCCGCTACCACACCGTGGATCACCTGCGCTTCACGCTGGCCCGGCTGGACGAACTGGCGGAACACGCCGACGAGGCGAACGCCGCCGCCGATCCCGTGGCCGTCGAGCTGGCCGCCTGGTTCCATGACGCGGTCTACGATCCGCACGCCGCCGACAACGAGGAGCGCAGCGCCGAGCTGGCCGAGACGCTGCTGCCCGACTCGCCGCGCCGCCCGGCGGTGGCCCGACTGGTGCGGCTCACCGCCGGCCACCGCCCGGCCGAGGGGGACGCCGACGGCGCCGTGCTCTGTGACGCCGATCTCGCGGTGCTGGCCGGCTCCCCCGGGGAGTACGCGTCCTACGCGGCGGCCGTCCGCGTCGAGTACGGGCATGTGCCGGCGGCGGCGTTCGCGGCCGGCCGCGCCGAGGTGCTGCGTCAACTCCTGGCGCGGCCCGCGCTGTTCCACACGTCCTATGGTGCCGAGCGCTGGGCGGCGACCGCCCGGTTCAACCTGCGCGGCGAGCTTTCGCTACTCACCGGCTGA
- a CDS encoding HelD family protein, with protein sequence MSTHPSSAASSNPLETERAHLAESRAALRAMREHTESLDISDVTANWVNAEVLASEMEQRIKALADLAGTPLFFGRLDFHQRVDAEGEHGFRFYIGRRHVHDASGDPMVIDWRAPISQSFYRASKKEPMDVELRRRFGYDGGELTAYEDEHLTDPAEEDTGSALLQREIEKPRVGPMRDIVATIQPEQDEIVRGALGETVCVQGGPGTGKTAVGLHRVAFLLYAHRERLARSGTLVIGPNRSFLRYIEQVLPTLGELEVKQATVDELVGHVELRSTDDARAATVKGDARMAQVLRRAVRAGVTLPTEPVMVVRGSRRWRIPAYELAELVEELLARDMRYGAAGEALPQRIAHLVLVRMEQSGEAPDDRVQNAVARNPAVKAAVKAIWPTVHPAKLVLRLLSDAAFLAEQADGILTPEEQRAILWAKPPRGIRTARWSAADAVLIDEANDLVTRTGSLGHVVLDEAQDLSPMQYRAVGRRCGTGSATVLGDIAQGTTPWATRSWAEALTHLGKPGAHVEELTLGFRVPRQVISYASRLLPAIAPELTEATSIRESAGSLTVRRVVEAELDAAALDACRAALTHEGSTGLIAADDRLPALAAALAAAGLPYVGPGQETSAEVRLTLVPASLAKGLEYDYVVLDEPDAVVTGEPDRRTGLRRLYVALTRAVSGLTVVHARPLPAELG encoded by the coding sequence GTGTCCACCCATCCCTCCTCCGCCGCGTCCTCGAACCCGCTGGAGACGGAACGCGCCCATCTGGCCGAATCCCGCGCGGCGTTGCGCGCGATGCGCGAACACACCGAGTCGCTGGACATCAGCGATGTCACGGCGAACTGGGTGAACGCCGAGGTCCTCGCCAGCGAGATGGAGCAGCGGATCAAGGCCCTGGCCGATCTGGCGGGCACCCCGCTGTTCTTCGGCCGGCTGGACTTCCACCAGCGGGTGGACGCCGAGGGCGAGCACGGCTTCCGCTTCTACATCGGCCGCCGCCATGTGCACGACGCCTCGGGCGATCCGATGGTGATCGACTGGCGCGCGCCGATCTCCCAGTCGTTCTACCGGGCCTCGAAGAAGGAACCGATGGATGTCGAGCTGCGGCGTCGATTCGGCTATGACGGCGGGGAGTTGACCGCCTACGAGGACGAGCACCTGACCGACCCGGCGGAGGAGGACACCGGCAGCGCGCTGCTCCAACGCGAGATCGAGAAGCCGCGCGTCGGTCCGATGCGCGACATCGTGGCCACCATCCAGCCGGAGCAGGACGAGATCGTCCGTGGCGCGCTCGGCGAGACGGTCTGCGTGCAGGGCGGTCCCGGCACCGGGAAGACCGCCGTCGGCCTGCACCGGGTGGCGTTCCTGCTCTATGCGCACCGGGAACGGCTGGCCCGCAGCGGCACCCTGGTGATCGGTCCCAACCGGTCGTTCCTGCGCTATATCGAGCAGGTGTTGCCCACCCTTGGCGAGTTGGAGGTCAAACAGGCCACCGTGGACGAGTTGGTCGGCCATGTGGAGCTGCGCTCCACGGACGACGCGCGGGCCGCCACCGTCAAGGGCGACGCGCGGATGGCGCAGGTGCTGCGCCGCGCGGTGCGCGCCGGGGTGACGCTGCCGACGGAGCCGGTGATGGTGGTGCGCGGCTCCCGGCGCTGGCGCATCCCGGCCTACGAACTGGCCGAGCTCGTCGAGGAGTTGCTGGCCAGGGACATGCGCTACGGCGCCGCTGGCGAGGCGCTGCCGCAGCGGATCGCGCATCTCGTGCTGGTGCGGATGGAGCAGTCGGGCGAGGCGCCCGACGACCGGGTGCAGAACGCGGTGGCCCGCAACCCGGCCGTCAAGGCCGCCGTCAAGGCGATCTGGCCGACCGTCCACCCGGCGAAGCTGGTGCTGCGGCTGCTGTCCGACGCGGCGTTCCTCGCCGAGCAGGCGGACGGCATCCTCACCCCGGAGGAACAGCGCGCCATTCTCTGGGCGAAGCCGCCGCGCGGCATCAGGACGGCGCGGTGGTCGGCGGCCGACGCGGTGCTGATCGACGAGGCGAACGACCTGGTGACGCGGACCGGCTCGCTCGGGCATGTGGTGCTCGACGAGGCGCAGGACCTCTCCCCCATGCAGTACCGGGCGGTCGGCCGCCGCTGCGGCACCGGCTCGGCGACCGTGCTGGGCGATATCGCGCAGGGCACCACCCCCTGGGCGACCAGGAGTTGGGCCGAGGCGCTCACCCACCTTGGCAAGCCGGGCGCGCATGTGGAGGAGCTGACCCTGGGCTTCCGGGTGCCGCGTCAGGTGATCTCCTACGCGTCCCGGCTGCTGCCCGCCATCGCGCCCGAGCTGACGGAGGCCACCTCGATCCGGGAGTCGGCCGGCTCGTTGACGGTCCGCCGGGTGGTCGAGGCGGAGCTGGACGCGGCGGCGCTGGACGCCTGCCGGGCGGCGCTGACCCACGAGGGCTCCACCGGCCTGATCGCCGCCGACGACCGGCTGCCGGCGCTGGCCGCCGCGCTGGCCGCCGCCGGGCTGCCGTATGTCGGCCCCGGGCAGGAGACCAGCGCCGAGGTCAGGCTGACCCTGGTGCCGGCCTCCCTGGCCAAGGGCCTGGAGTACGACTACGTGGTGCTGGACGAGCCGGACGCCGTCGTCACCGGCGAGCCGGACCGGCGCACCGGGCTGCGCCGGCTCTATGTGGCGCTGACCCGAGCGGTCTCCGGCCTGACCGTCGTCCACGCCAGGCCGCTGCCCGCCGAGCTGGGCTAG
- a CDS encoding sigma-70 family RNA polymerase sigma factor, which yields MHGCDFDAWYAALWPQVYRTVAVSVGDRDLAEEAVAEAFAKALARWPGPAHADNPPAWLHRVAVNEVRTRWRRARLERRTVRRLATREVRRVPPPDPGDDGLWAAVAGLPDRMRQMVALRYVLDLPEAEIASSLGVSRGTVASTLSKARGRLAVALAESQHPAARLAAEKEI from the coding sequence ATGCACGGATGCGATTTCGACGCCTGGTACGCGGCGTTGTGGCCACAGGTCTATCGGACGGTGGCGGTCAGCGTCGGCGATCGGGATCTGGCGGAGGAGGCGGTGGCCGAGGCGTTCGCCAAGGCGCTGGCCCGCTGGCCGGGTCCGGCGCACGCCGACAACCCGCCGGCGTGGCTGCACCGGGTCGCCGTCAACGAGGTGCGGACGCGGTGGCGCCGCGCACGGCTGGAGCGTCGCACGGTGCGGCGGCTGGCCACCCGGGAGGTGCGGCGGGTACCGCCGCCCGACCCGGGGGACGACGGGCTCTGGGCGGCCGTGGCCGGCCTGCCCGACCGGATGCGACAGATGGTCGCGCTGCGCTATGTCCTCGATCTGCCGGAGGCGGAGATCGCCAGCTCCCTCGGGGTCTCCCGGGGCACGGTGGCCTCCACCCTGAGCAAGGCCCGCGGGAGACTCGCGGTCGCCTTGGCCGAGTCCCAGCACCCGGCGGCCCGGCTGGCCGCGGAGAAGGAGATCTGA